A DNA window from Thiobacillus denitrificans ATCC 25259 contains the following coding sequences:
- the lipA gene encoding lipoyl synthase has protein sequence MADPLQHKGAAKTSRIPIKIVPQERQRLPPWIRAKAPSLPNVGRLKGILREAKLHTVCEEASCPNLGECFGHGTATFMILGDLCTRRCPFCDVGHGTPLPPDADEPRHLAETIALMALKYVVITSVDRDDLRDGGAGHFAECIAAVREKSPATRIEILTPDFRGRLDKALAALDRAPPDVMNHNLETVPRLYKAARPGADYAHSLKLLQDFRTRHPDIPTKSGLMLGLGETDDEILEVMRDLRAHGVDMLTLGQYLQPSRHHLAVLRFVTPERFAQFEQEALAMGFRHAACGPMVRSSYHADQQAAAAAAG, from the coding sequence ATGGCAGACCCCCTCCAGCACAAAGGCGCGGCGAAGACGTCGCGCATCCCGATCAAGATCGTGCCGCAAGAGCGGCAACGCCTGCCGCCGTGGATCCGGGCGAAGGCGCCGAGCCTACCGAACGTCGGACGGCTCAAGGGCATCCTGCGCGAAGCCAAGCTGCACACGGTGTGCGAGGAGGCGTCGTGCCCGAATCTCGGCGAGTGCTTCGGCCACGGCACGGCGACTTTCATGATCCTTGGCGACCTCTGCACGCGGCGTTGCCCGTTCTGTGACGTCGGCCACGGCACGCCCTTGCCGCCGGACGCCGACGAGCCGCGTCATCTCGCCGAAACGATCGCGCTGATGGCCTTGAAGTACGTTGTCATCACGAGCGTCGACCGCGACGACCTGCGTGACGGCGGCGCCGGGCATTTTGCCGAGTGCATCGCGGCCGTGCGCGAAAAATCGCCGGCGACGCGGATCGAGATACTGACTCCCGATTTTCGTGGCCGCCTCGACAAGGCGCTCGCGGCGCTCGACCGTGCCCCGCCCGACGTCATGAACCACAACCTCGAAACCGTGCCGCGCCTCTACAAGGCCGCGCGCCCGGGCGCCGACTACGCGCATTCGCTCAAACTGCTGCAGGATTTCAGGACGCGCCACCCCGACATCCCGACCAAGTCGGGCCTGATGCTCGGGCTGGGCGAAACCGACGACGAGATCCTCGAGGTCATGCGCGACCTGCGCGCGCACGGCGTAGACATGCTGACCCTAGGCCAGTACCTGCAGCCCTCGCGGCACCATCTGGCGGTGCTGCGCTTCGTCACCCCCGAGCGCTTTGCGCAGTTCGAGCAGGAAGCATTGGCGATGGGTTTCCGGCACGCGGCCTGCGGGCCGATGGTGCGCTCGAGCTACCACGCCGACCAGCAGGCCGCCGCGGCAGCGGCAGGTTAG
- a CDS encoding PEP-CTERM sorting domain-containing protein, with protein MQNKTDKKTASRRRARRAGMLAMLISTLLTPAGTIVAGAAVTAALVGSVVVGTALDVPDESKPQRPAAKARPSQAASPATAGPDVIPIEHDGQTLIVALTEPAPYALPPASPPPGFAFPGHTGGAPGAPTEPAPRRPLAPMPMPPEAAPSPLPPQAPAGPNGPGRPEVNVLPPPTTTNSRDPEIPREPPPDMPPPPESREPSGPSVNTVPRETVTPDTFAGMPHGGGAGRHAIPEPSIWGLVLLGGAALALARRRPAPAADPA; from the coding sequence ATGCAAAACAAAACCGATAAAAAAACCGCATCCCGTCGTCGCGCGCGCCGCGCCGGCATGCTCGCAATGCTGATCTCCACGCTTCTCACTCCGGCGGGCACGATCGTCGCCGGGGCGGCCGTCACGGCAGCCCTAGTCGGAAGCGTCGTGGTCGGGACCGCGCTCGACGTGCCGGACGAATCCAAGCCCCAGCGTCCGGCCGCAAAGGCCCGACCCTCACAGGCCGCGAGTCCCGCGACCGCCGGGCCCGACGTGATCCCGATCGAACACGACGGCCAGACCCTGATCGTCGCGCTGACGGAGCCCGCGCCGTACGCCTTGCCACCCGCGTCGCCGCCGCCCGGGTTCGCGTTCCCCGGGCACACAGGCGGTGCACCCGGCGCCCCTACGGAGCCTGCGCCCCGGCGCCCGCTCGCACCGATGCCGATGCCGCCGGAAGCGGCGCCGTCACCGCTGCCGCCCCAAGCACCTGCCGGTCCGAACGGCCCCGGCCGGCCGGAGGTGAACGTCCTCCCCCCACCGACCACGACCAACTCACGCGACCCCGAAATCCCGCGCGAGCCGCCGCCCGACATGCCACCGCCGCCTGAATCGCGCGAGCCGTCCGGCCCCTCGGTCAACACCGTGCCGCGCGAGACCGTGACACCCGATACGTTCGCCGGCATGCCCCATGGCGGCGGCGCCGGGCGGCACGCTATTCCCGAGCCTTCGATCTGGGGACTCGTGCTGCTCGGCGGCGCAGCACTCGCGCTGGCGCGCCGCCGCCCCGCGCCGGCGGCCGACCCGGCCTAA
- a CDS encoding ABC transporter permease has protein sequence MTSHLRLPRLSWRFIPVWQRNYLVWRKLAIPSILGNLADPMLYMLGLGYGLGRLLPDVGGMPYLTFLAAGTVAYSTMNAATFEVLYSGFSRMHVQRTWDAIMNAPLTLDDVMLGELSWAVAKSLLSGLAILAVIWGLGLYGHFWMTLWIIPVVALVGFCFGGMGLVMNAVSPSYDFFLYYFTLVITPMVLLCGVFFPVSQLPPALQAVSAWLPLTHAIDLARPLVAGNRPDDIVLHTLALLGYGTVGYVVALALTRRRLLK, from the coding sequence GTGACTAGTCATCTGCGCCTTCCGCGTCTGTCGTGGCGCTTCATTCCGGTATGGCAGCGCAATTACCTGGTCTGGCGAAAGCTCGCGATTCCGTCGATCCTCGGCAATCTCGCCGACCCGATGCTCTACATGCTCGGCCTCGGCTACGGACTCGGCCGCCTGCTACCCGACGTCGGCGGCATGCCCTACCTGACCTTCCTCGCCGCCGGCACGGTCGCCTATAGCACGATGAACGCGGCGACCTTCGAGGTCTTGTACTCGGGCTTTTCGCGCATGCACGTGCAACGCACCTGGGACGCGATCATGAATGCGCCGCTCACGCTCGACGACGTGATGCTCGGCGAGCTGAGCTGGGCGGTGGCAAAAAGTCTGCTGTCCGGCCTCGCGATCCTCGCGGTGATCTGGGGCCTGGGCCTTTACGGCCACTTCTGGATGACGCTATGGATCATCCCCGTGGTCGCGCTGGTCGGCTTCTGCTTCGGCGGCATGGGGCTGGTCATGAACGCGGTCTCGCCGAGCTACGATTTCTTCCTTTATTACTTCACGCTCGTGATCACGCCGATGGTGCTGCTGTGCGGCGTCTTCTTCCCCGTCTCGCAACTGCCACCGGCGCTGCAGGCGGTGTCGGCTTGGCTGCCGCTGACCCATGCGATCGACCTCGCGCGCCCGCTCGTGGCCGGCAACCGGCCGGACGACATCGTCCTGCATACGCTCGCGCTGCTGGGCTACGGCACGGTCGGCTACGTCGTCGCGCTCGCGCTGACACGCCGGCGCCTGCTCAAATAA
- a CDS encoding ATP-binding cassette domain-containing protein, giving the protein MLKVHGLTKRYGDVEVVRGLDLHVRRGECFGLLGPNGAGKTTTLRLLLGLITPDGGSIELAGFAVPAHAREARMKVGVVPQMDNLDPDFSVRENLLAYGRYFGMSKAAIAARVPELLELAGLANKADARIVQLSGGMKRRLTLARALVHDPDILFLDEPTTGLDPQARHLIWQGLRRLTNAGKTIVLTTHFMDEAERLTDRLAILDHGRVMTEGAPRELIESHIEPAVVEIFGEGLEDWTRERAGAVCQRFETVGETLFCYTDEGERVIAELKQAPALRYLHRPSNLEDVFLKLTGRDLRD; this is encoded by the coding sequence GTGCTGAAGGTCCACGGCCTGACCAAGCGCTACGGCGACGTCGAAGTCGTGCGCGGCCTCGACCTGCACGTACGGCGCGGCGAATGTTTCGGCCTGCTCGGGCCGAACGGCGCGGGCAAAACGACGACCCTGCGGCTGCTCCTCGGCCTCATCACACCCGACGGCGGCAGCATCGAGCTTGCCGGCTTCGCGGTGCCCGCACATGCACGCGAGGCGCGGATGAAAGTCGGCGTGGTGCCGCAGATGGACAATCTCGATCCGGACTTTTCGGTCCGCGAAAACCTGCTCGCCTACGGGCGCTACTTCGGCATGAGCAAAGCCGCGATCGCGGCGCGCGTGCCCGAGCTGCTCGAACTCGCCGGCCTCGCGAACAAGGCCGACGCCCGCATCGTGCAGCTCTCGGGCGGGATGAAACGCCGGCTCACGCTCGCCCGCGCGCTCGTGCACGACCCGGACATCCTGTTTCTCGACGAGCCGACGACCGGGCTCGACCCGCAGGCGCGCCATCTGATCTGGCAGGGCCTGCGGCGCCTGACCAATGCCGGCAAGACCATCGTGCTGACGACGCACTTCATGGACGAGGCCGAGCGCCTGACCGACCGCCTCGCGATCCTCGACCACGGCCGCGTCATGACCGAGGGCGCGCCACGCGAACTCATCGAATCGCACATCGAGCCGGCGGTCGTCGAGATTTTCGGCGAGGGCCTCGAAGACTGGACGCGCGAACGCGCTGGCGCCGTGTGCCAACGCTTCGAAACCGTCGGCGAGACGCTCTTCTGTTATACGGACGAAGGCGAACGCGTGATCGCCGAACTCAAGCAGGCGCCCGCGCTGCGCTACCTGCACCGCCCCTCGAACCTCGAGGACGTGTTTCTCAAGCTCACGGGGAGGGATCTGCGTGACTAG
- a CDS encoding alpha/beta hydrolase, which produces MKRYKLRIPAPAGRLETVIDDPENNRQGLLLVAHPHPLHGGSLDNKVVTTLAKAANEAGWVSVRPNFRGVGMSDGAFDAGMGETDDLLAVARFVEASYPGLPWALAGFSFGAFVQHRLRQELPAKRLILVAPAVTMYEFDAVPADTVVIFGEADELIPPPAIRLWAEKQQLTTKAIPDAGHFFHGKLKELKQAFLEACPC; this is translated from the coding sequence GTGAAACGCTACAAGCTGCGTATTCCGGCGCCTGCGGGCAGGCTGGAAACGGTCATCGACGACCCGGAAAACAATCGCCAGGGGCTGCTGCTCGTCGCCCACCCCCATCCGCTGCACGGCGGCAGCCTCGACAACAAGGTCGTGACGACGCTGGCCAAGGCGGCGAACGAGGCGGGATGGGTCAGCGTGCGGCCGAACTTCCGTGGCGTCGGCATGAGCGACGGCGCCTTCGACGCCGGGATGGGCGAAACCGATGACCTGCTGGCCGTCGCCCGCTTCGTCGAAGCGAGCTACCCGGGCCTGCCCTGGGCGCTCGCCGGTTTCTCCTTCGGCGCCTTCGTGCAGCATCGGCTGCGCCAGGAATTGCCGGCGAAACGCCTGATTCTGGTCGCGCCGGCGGTGACGATGTACGAGTTCGACGCGGTGCCGGCCGATACGGTCGTGATCTTCGGCGAGGCCGACGAGCTGATCCCGCCACCCGCGATCCGCCTGTGGGCCGAGAAACAGCAGCTGACGACCAAGGCGATCCCCGACGCGGGGCATTTCTTCCACGGCAAGCTCAAGGAACTCAAACAGGCTTTTCTCGAGGCCTGCCCGTGCTGA
- a CDS encoding (2Fe-2S) ferredoxin domain-containing protein, which produces MTDPYFKHHVFFCTNQRDDGAKCCGAAGGQHMRDYLKKKIKQANLNGEGKCRINTAGCMDRCDEGPVLVVYPEGVWYTYVDESDIDEIFEAHLKEGRIVERLRLR; this is translated from the coding sequence ATGACTGACCCATACTTCAAGCACCACGTCTTTTTCTGCACCAACCAGCGCGACGATGGGGCCAAATGCTGCGGCGCCGCCGGCGGCCAGCACATGCGCGACTACCTGAAGAAGAAGATCAAGCAGGCCAACCTGAACGGCGAAGGCAAATGCCGCATCAACACCGCCGGTTGCATGGACCGCTGCGACGAGGGGCCGGTCCTCGTCGTCTATCCCGAAGGCGTCTGGTACACCTACGTCGACGAGAGCGACATCGACGAGATCTTCGAGGCCCACCTCAAGGAAGGGCGGATCGTCGAGCGCCTGCGGCTCAGGTGA
- a CDS encoding nucleotide pyrophosphohydrolase translates to MLPMPEHDIDDLDTLRRRIHEFAQARAWDRYHTPKNLAMALSVEAAELLEPFQWLTPEESRELGAEQHEAVRQEIADVLIYLTRLADVLEIDLLEAAADKLALNARKYPVDKAYGNALKHSCPPGDSDFSE, encoded by the coding sequence ATGCTGCCCATGCCTGAACACGACATCGACGACCTCGACACGCTGCGCCGGCGCATTCACGAGTTCGCGCAGGCGCGGGCATGGGACCGCTACCATACGCCGAAGAACCTGGCGATGGCGCTGTCGGTGGAAGCCGCGGAACTGCTCGAGCCCTTCCAGTGGCTCACGCCCGAGGAAAGCCGGGAACTCGGCGCCGAGCAGCACGAAGCGGTGCGGCAGGAGATTGCCGACGTGCTCATCTACCTGACGCGGCTCGCGGATGTCCTCGAAATCGACCTGCTCGAGGCAGCCGCCGACAAGCTCGCGCTCAACGCGCGCAAATATCCGGTCGACAAGGCCTACGGCAACGCCCTCAAACATTCATGCCCTCCTGGGGATTCGGACTTTTCGGAATGA
- a CDS encoding XrtA/PEP-CTERM system exopolysaccharide export protein, with amino-acid sequence MITIKKHLSRASLLLAVVAVAGCSGTPTYPPAPERTGQYDWNYLVGPGDSVNVFVWRNPEVSGTFPVRPDGKMTMNLVEDLQASGKTPTQLARDIEKALGKYIQEPIVTVIVGGGIGPFDQQIRVVGEAAKPQALNYREKMSLVDLMIAVGGLTDFAAGNKAYILRTVDGKQERLGVRLEDLLRGGDVSANVDMRPGDVLVVPESLF; translated from the coding sequence ATGATCACGATCAAAAAGCACCTCTCGCGCGCGAGCCTGCTGCTCGCAGTGGTCGCCGTCGCGGGATGCTCGGGTACGCCGACATACCCGCCTGCGCCCGAGCGCACCGGGCAGTACGACTGGAATTACCTGGTCGGCCCGGGCGATTCGGTCAACGTCTTCGTATGGCGCAACCCCGAAGTCTCGGGCACCTTCCCGGTGCGTCCAGACGGCAAAATGACCATGAACCTCGTCGAGGATCTGCAGGCGTCCGGCAAGACGCCGACGCAGCTCGCGCGGGACATCGAAAAGGCGCTCGGCAAGTACATCCAGGAACCGATCGTCACTGTCATCGTCGGCGGCGGCATCGGGCCGTTCGACCAGCAGATCCGCGTGGTCGGCGAAGCCGCCAAGCCCCAGGCGCTCAATTACCGCGAGAAGATGAGCCTCGTCGACCTCATGATCGCGGTCGGCGGACTCACCGATTTCGCTGCCGGCAACAAGGCCTACATCCTCCGCACCGTCGACGGCAAGCAGGAGCGCCTCGGCGTCCGTCTCGAAGATCTGCTGCGCGGCGGCGACGTCTCCGCAAACGTCGACATGCGCCCCGGCGATGTCCTCGTCGTGCCTGAAAGCCTGTTCTAA
- a CDS encoding XrtA system polysaccharide chain length determinant encodes MQQVLGYAKAAWQRRWWGIAVAWLVCIVGWTWVMIIPDRYQASARVYVDTQTLLKPLLSGLAAEPNVEQQIKLMTRQLVSRPTLEKVARMTDLDVRANSPEQTEAMLNGLASKISIADAGRENLYTISYQDANGELAKKVVQSLLTIFVESSLGKTRQDISSSQRFIEEQLQQYQQKLTDAENALKEFKQKNIGMMPGQGGDYYAKLAEASAQLRQAQLDQQEAVNRRNQLKRQLADEEPELTAAAAAVATDSEIDGRIQALQKQMDQLRLQYTELHPDIQATKRLIEKLEAQKKADLAQKKADPAGARIQNPVYQQLTIAIAEADATVASLSARVAEYQRRYGELRNASNMIPQVEQEYTQLMRDYDVYRQNYDALLKRRESVTMSGEVESKTDTVDFRVIDPPFVPSQPAWPNRPLLLSLVTLGGLGAGIAVSFLLSQLRRTVTDRRVLRELTGLPLLGAVSRVETEQSRRRRRKGLLTYLAALGSLIAAYGAVMVLQLVVTRAG; translated from the coding sequence TTGCAGCAAGTTCTCGGCTACGCCAAGGCGGCGTGGCAACGCCGCTGGTGGGGCATCGCGGTGGCCTGGCTCGTATGTATCGTCGGCTGGACCTGGGTCATGATCATCCCGGACCGCTACCAGGCGTCGGCGCGCGTCTACGTCGACACGCAAACCCTCCTCAAGCCGCTGTTGTCGGGGCTTGCTGCCGAGCCCAACGTCGAGCAGCAGATCAAGCTCATGACGCGCCAGCTGGTCAGCCGGCCGACGCTGGAGAAGGTCGCGCGGATGACCGATCTCGACGTGAGAGCCAACTCGCCCGAGCAGACCGAGGCGATGCTCAACGGGCTCGCGAGCAAGATCTCGATCGCCGACGCTGGGCGCGAGAACCTCTACACGATCAGCTACCAGGACGCGAACGGCGAACTCGCCAAGAAGGTCGTGCAGTCGCTGCTCACGATCTTCGTCGAGTCGAGTCTCGGCAAGACGCGGCAGGACATTTCGAGCTCGCAGCGCTTCATCGAGGAGCAACTGCAGCAATATCAGCAGAAGCTGACCGACGCCGAGAACGCGCTCAAGGAATTCAAGCAGAAGAACATCGGCATGATGCCGGGGCAGGGTGGTGACTACTACGCCAAGCTCGCCGAGGCGAGCGCCCAGTTGCGCCAGGCGCAACTCGACCAGCAGGAGGCGGTCAACCGCCGCAACCAGCTCAAGCGCCAGCTGGCCGATGAGGAGCCCGAGCTGACCGCGGCCGCCGCGGCCGTGGCGACCGACAGCGAAATCGACGGGCGGATCCAGGCCCTGCAGAAGCAGATGGACCAGTTGCGTCTGCAATACACCGAGCTGCATCCCGACATCCAGGCGACCAAGCGCCTGATCGAAAAGCTCGAGGCGCAGAAGAAGGCCGATCTCGCGCAGAAGAAGGCCGATCCGGCCGGTGCGCGTATCCAGAACCCGGTTTATCAGCAGCTCACGATCGCGATCGCCGAAGCCGACGCGACGGTGGCGTCGCTGAGCGCGCGCGTGGCCGAGTACCAGCGGCGCTACGGCGAATTGCGCAACGCCTCCAACATGATTCCGCAGGTCGAGCAGGAATACACCCAGCTGATGCGCGACTATGACGTCTATCGCCAGAACTACGACGCGCTGCTGAAGCGCCGCGAGTCGGTGACGATGTCGGGCGAAGTCGAGAGCAAGACCGATACCGTCGATTTCCGGGTCATCGATCCGCCCTTCGTGCCGAGCCAGCCGGCCTGGCCGAATCGCCCGCTGCTGCTGTCGCTGGTCACGCTGGGCGGCCTCGGAGCGGGTATCGCGGTGTCCTTCCTCTTGAGCCAGCTGCGGCGCACGGTCACCGACCGTCGCGTGCTGCGCGAGCTGACCGGCCTGCCGCTGCTCGGCGCGGTCTCGCGCGTCGAGACCGAGCAGTCTCGGCGTCGCCGGCGCAAGGGCCTGCTGACCTATCTGGCCGCGCTCGGTAGCCTGATTGCGGCTTACGGTGCGGTGATGGTCCTGCAGCTTGTCGTGACGCGCGCGGGTTAG
- a CDS encoding XrtA-associated tyrosine autokinase has product MSIIEKAAGKIGGGAPTGAQDANLIEGAMAKQRSSSHANPFVATPVEPMFSTPDPDPTLEGNSQVQSINLARLHRMGVVSPDAEKSQIAEEFRIIKRPLIANAFGQGAARVKNGNLIMVTSSLPGEGKSFCAINLAISMAMEMDRTVLLIDADVAKPRVPEYLGIHADKGLLDVLQDKDLKLSDVLIKTDIAKLTVLPAGRTYKRATELLASAAMTRLVEDIGNRYPDRIILFDSPPLLATSESSVLATHMGQIVMVVEAEKTSQEAVREALSHIQSCEVIGMLLNKTTPTPGADYYYGYYGSYGK; this is encoded by the coding sequence ATGAGCATTATCGAAAAAGCCGCCGGCAAGATTGGCGGGGGCGCCCCGACCGGCGCGCAGGACGCCAACCTGATCGAAGGCGCGATGGCCAAGCAGCGCAGCAGCAGTCACGCCAATCCCTTCGTCGCCACGCCGGTCGAGCCGATGTTCAGCACGCCTGACCCCGATCCGACGCTCGAGGGCAACAGCCAGGTGCAGTCGATCAACCTCGCGCGGCTGCACCGCATGGGCGTCGTCTCGCCCGATGCGGAAAAAAGCCAGATCGCCGAGGAGTTCCGCATCATCAAGCGGCCGCTCATCGCGAATGCCTTTGGACAGGGCGCCGCGCGCGTCAAGAACGGCAACCTCATCATGGTGACGAGCTCGCTGCCGGGCGAGGGCAAGAGCTTCTGCGCGATCAATCTCGCGATCTCGATGGCGATGGAGATGGACCGCACCGTGCTGTTGATCGACGCCGACGTCGCCAAGCCGCGCGTGCCCGAGTATCTCGGCATCCATGCCGACAAGGGCCTGCTCGACGTGCTGCAGGACAAGGATCTCAAGTTGTCCGACGTGCTGATCAAGACCGACATCGCCAAGCTGACCGTGCTGCCGGCCGGCCGCACCTACAAGCGCGCGACCGAATTGCTCGCGAGCGCGGCGATGACCCGTCTGGTCGAGGACATCGGCAACCGCTATCCCGACCGCATCATTCTCTTCGACTCGCCGCCGCTGCTCGCGACCAGCGAATCGAGCGTGCTCGCTACCCACATGGGACAGATCGTCATGGTCGTCGAAGCGGAAAAGACCTCGCAGGAGGCCGTGCGCGAAGCGCTGAGCCACATCCAGTCCTGCGAAGTGATCGGGATGCTCCTCAACAAGACCACGCCGACCCCGGGTGCCGATTACTACTATGGCTACTATGGCAGCTACGGCAAATAA
- a CDS encoding TIGR03016 family PEP-CTERM system-associated outer membrane protein produces MGHAPSSHAIDWRFEPTLTTAATYTDNANQSATDPDNALILSGTPGFTLRSEGSRRVQASLHYGATAVMRFGDDESDDLYHNLNAVGKAELVEDFLFVDGTARVSQELISLLGSPADAEVNDANRATVGAYSISPYVQKRLGTWAYAQARYTKSGAMFENDVAADSNSNAFKASLSSGTRFDDLSWSLDYSIRETDYRDSADTTFERTSATLGYALSRKFRVFGTVGEDSNEYLSATDTDGSFYRVGFGWAPTRRTSFEASAGESYFGPTFGLSASHRTRDTRWDLRYSEDVSDISRMVTDYSNLQAVNASCPAGTVLPETPNLLDLINARCDLDLFFGSSLANNVFIAKQLTAGVSWDVGLRTTMSVRLSDLTREFQTTTQGEDRVQSVSGLVNYRLSPRTSANGGLSFIRNSLDSTATGGAAREDDIMSFDLGLNHRFTEQFNGALTYRHIERDSNAASADYEENRITASVTMRF; encoded by the coding sequence TTGGGCCACGCGCCGTCGAGCCATGCCATAGACTGGCGCTTCGAGCCGACGCTGACCACGGCGGCGACCTATACCGACAACGCCAATCAAAGCGCGACCGATCCCGACAACGCGCTGATCCTCAGCGGCACGCCTGGCTTCACGCTGCGCTCGGAAGGCTCGCGTCGGGTTCAGGCGTCGCTGCACTACGGGGCGACCGCCGTCATGCGCTTCGGCGACGACGAGAGCGACGACCTCTATCACAACCTCAACGCCGTCGGTAAAGCCGAACTCGTCGAGGATTTCCTGTTCGTCGATGGCACCGCCCGTGTGTCGCAGGAACTGATCTCGCTGCTCGGCTCGCCCGCCGACGCCGAAGTCAACGACGCCAACCGCGCGACCGTCGGCGCCTATTCGATCAGCCCCTACGTGCAGAAGCGCCTCGGCACCTGGGCCTACGCGCAGGCACGCTATACGAAGAGCGGGGCGATGTTCGAGAACGACGTCGCGGCCGATTCGAACTCGAACGCGTTCAAGGCGAGCCTGAGCAGCGGCACGCGCTTCGACGACCTGAGCTGGTCGCTCGACTACTCGATCCGCGAGACCGACTATCGCGACAGCGCCGACACGACCTTCGAACGCACGAGCGCGACGCTCGGCTATGCGTTGTCACGCAAGTTCCGCGTGTTCGGCACGGTCGGCGAGGACAGCAACGAATACCTGAGCGCGACTGACACCGACGGCTCGTTCTATCGCGTCGGTTTCGGCTGGGCACCGACGCGCCGGACCAGCTTCGAAGCCTCGGCAGGCGAGAGCTACTTCGGTCCGACCTTCGGTCTTTCGGCGAGCCACCGGACGCGGGACACACGCTGGGACCTGCGTTACTCGGAGGATGTGAGCGATATTTCGCGGATGGTGACCGATTACAGCAATTTGCAGGCGGTGAACGCGTCCTGCCCGGCCGGGACGGTACTTCCCGAGACCCCTAACCTACTTGATCTCATCAACGCGCGGTGCGACCTGGATCTTTTCTTCGGTAGCTCGCTCGCCAACAACGTATTCATCGCCAAGCAGTTGACCGCGGGGGTGTCCTGGGACGTCGGTCTGCGCACGACGATGTCGGTGCGCCTCTCGGACCTCACCCGCGAGTTCCAGACGACCACTCAGGGCGAGGACCGCGTGCAGTCCGTCTCGGGCCTCGTCAACTATCGCCTATCGCCGAGAACATCCGCGAACGGCGGCCTTTCATTCATTCGCAACAGCCTCGATAGCACTGCCACGGGCGGCGCCGCGCGCGAGGACGACATCATGAGCTTCGATCTCGGCCTCAACCATCGCTTCACCGAGCAGTTCAACGGTGCGCTGACCTACCGTCATATCGAGCGCGACTCCAACGCGGCGAGCGCGGATTATGAAGAAAACCGCATCACGGCCTCGGTCACCATGCGCTTCTGA
- a CDS encoding XrtA/PEP-CTERM system-associated ATPase, with product MYEDYYRFSAKPFQLNPDPRFFYGSKGHKRAMAYLDYGLSLGEGFIVITGEVGAGKTTLVRNLFRQLEAHNLVAAQLVSTQLDAEDTLRSVAASFGLEHEGLTKSALLKNLESFLAAAARQGKRALLVVDEAQNLTPRAVEELRMLSNFQNDERSLIQTFLLGQPEFRGILQSPDMQQLRQRVVASYHLGPLDADETRGYIEHRLRTVGWQGMPGFDDDAFAALHRFSGGIPRRLNTTCDRLLLFGFLEEKRHFGEAEVDEVIADLRSEVAHQDFDRGAKPDARAADAFYAEDGGRLAQRIEQLERSVNRILPIVRKILYTVSEREAANDDTPPGPHDPAR from the coding sequence ATGTACGAAGACTATTACCGCTTCAGCGCCAAGCCCTTTCAGCTCAATCCCGATCCGCGGTTTTTTTACGGCTCCAAGGGGCACAAGCGGGCGATGGCCTATCTCGACTACGGCCTCTCGCTCGGCGAGGGCTTCATCGTCATCACGGGCGAGGTCGGCGCCGGCAAGACGACGCTCGTGCGCAACCTGTTCCGTCAGCTCGAGGCACACAACCTCGTCGCCGCGCAGCTCGTCTCCACGCAGCTCGACGCCGAGGACACGCTGCGCAGCGTCGCCGCCTCGTTCGGGCTCGAGCACGAGGGGCTCACCAAGTCGGCGCTGCTGAAGAATCTCGAAAGTTTTCTCGCCGCGGCGGCGCGCCAGGGAAAGCGCGCGCTGCTCGTCGTCGACGAAGCGCAGAACCTCACGCCGCGCGCGGTCGAGGAATTGCGCATGCTGTCCAATTTCCAGAACGACGAACGCTCGCTGATCCAGACCTTTTTGCTCGGGCAGCCCGAGTTTCGCGGCATACTGCAGAGCCCGGACATGCAGCAGCTGCGTCAGCGCGTCGTCGCCTCGTATCACCTGGGGCCGCTCGACGCGGACGAGACGCGCGGCTACATCGAGCACCGGCTGCGCACGGTGGGGTGGCAAGGCATGCCGGGCTTCGACGACGACGCGTTTGCCGCCCTGCATCGCTTCAGCGGCGGCATCCCGCGCCGGCTCAACACGACCTGCGACCGCCTGCTCCTGTTCGGCTTCCTCGAGGAAAAGCGCCATTTCGGCGAGGCCGAGGTCGACGAGGTGATCGCCGACCTCAGGAGCGAAGTCGCCCACCAGGACTTCGACCGCGGCGCCAAGCCCGACGCGCGTGCGGCTGATGCCTTCTATGCCGAGGACGGCGGGCGGCTCGCCCAGCGCATCGAACAGCTCGAGCGCTCGGTCAATCGCATCCTCCCGATCGTGCGCAAGATCCTCTACACCGTGAGCGAGCGCGAGGCGGCGAACGACGACACGCCGCCGGGCCCGCACGACCCCGCGCGCTGA